In Vagococcus luciliae, one genomic interval encodes:
- the rpoC gene encoding DNA-directed RNA polymerase subunit beta', with translation MIDVNKFESMQIGLASSEKIRSWSYGEVKKPETINYRTLKPERDGLFCERIFGPTKDWECACGKYKRIRYKGIVCDRCGVEVTRSKVRRERMGHIELAAPVTHIWYFKGIPSRMGLVLDMSPRALEEIIYFASYVVTDPGDTNLELKQLLTEREYREKRQQYGQAFKAGMGAEAIKRLLEQVDLEKEVAELKEELKKASGQKRTRAIRRLDILEAFRTSGNDPDWMVMDVVPIIPPDLRPMVQLEGGRFATSDLNDLYRRVINRNNRLKRLLDLNAPGIIVQNEKRMLQEAVDALIDNGRRGRPVTGPGNRPLKSLSHMLKGKQGRFRQNLLGKRVDYSGRSVIVVGPFLKMYQCGLPKEMAIELFKPFVMHELVKREIASNIKNAKRQIERQEDAVWDVLEDVIKEHPVLLNRAPTLHRLGIQAFEPVLVEGRAIRLHPLVCEAYNADFDGDQMAVHVPLNEEAQAEARMLMLAAQNILNPKDGKPVVTPSQDMVLGNYYLTMEEPGQIGEGMIFRDLDEVVLAWRNGCVHLHTRIGLQTSSMPEKPFTEWQRERILTTTVGKAIFNEIMPPEFPYLNEPTDYNLTVQTPDKYFVEAGADIPAFIKEQPEVGPFKKKNLGNIIAEVFKRFKITETSKMLDRMKDLGYKHSTYAGMTVGIADIVVLHEKQAMIEEAHNQVEKVTKQFRRGLITDDERYERVIGIWNATKDAIQAKLMESLDARNPIFMMSDSGARGNISNFTQLAGMRGLMAAPNGRIMELPIVSNFREGLTVLEMFISTHGARKGMTDTALKTADSGYLTRRLVDVAQDVIIRETDCGTDRGLDISVMKEGNEIIETLEERMLGRYTRKSVIHPETKEVIVGANEIITEDIAKQIVDAGIEQITIRSVFTCNTKHGVCKHCYGRNLATGSEVEVGEAVGTIAAQSIGEPGTQLTMRTFHTGGVAGDDITQGLPRIQEIFEARNPKGQAVISEVAGEVIEITEDQADRTKEVVVKGQTDTRSYSVPYTSRMKVAEGDIIDRGTPLTEGSIDPKQLLTVKDVLAVENYLLKEVQKVYRMQGVEIGDKHVEVMVRQMLRKVRVMDPGDSDILPGTLVDISEFKDRNYNTLVSGGTPATGRPVLLGITKASLETNSFLSAASFQETTRVLTDAAIRGKKDHLLGLKENVIIGKIIPAGTGMAKYRNMEPKEVGVASENVYSISDIEAQMAAAEALKNQE, from the coding sequence TTGATCGATGTAAATAAATTTGAAAGTATGCAAATTGGACTAGCTTCTTCTGAGAAAATTAGAAGCTGGTCATATGGTGAAGTGAAAAAACCAGAGACAATAAACTACCGTACTTTAAAACCAGAACGTGATGGTCTTTTCTGCGAGCGTATTTTCGGTCCTACTAAGGACTGGGAATGTGCCTGTGGAAAATATAAACGTATCCGTTATAAGGGGATTGTTTGTGACCGCTGTGGGGTTGAGGTAACACGTTCTAAAGTTCGTCGTGAACGTATGGGTCATATCGAACTTGCAGCTCCAGTAACACATATTTGGTATTTTAAAGGAATTCCTAGTCGTATGGGTCTTGTACTAGATATGAGCCCTAGAGCATTAGAGGAAATCATTTATTTTGCTTCTTATGTAGTAACTGATCCAGGTGACACTAACTTAGAATTAAAACAACTTCTAACTGAACGTGAATACCGTGAAAAACGTCAGCAATATGGCCAAGCATTTAAAGCTGGTATGGGTGCTGAAGCAATCAAACGTTTATTAGAACAAGTTGATTTAGAAAAAGAAGTCGCTGAATTAAAAGAAGAATTGAAAAAAGCGTCTGGACAAAAAAGAACACGTGCTATTCGTCGTTTAGATATCTTAGAAGCATTCCGTACATCAGGAAATGATCCTGACTGGATGGTAATGGACGTTGTACCAATTATCCCGCCAGATTTACGTCCGATGGTTCAATTAGAAGGTGGACGTTTTGCGACAAGTGATTTGAACGACTTATACCGTCGTGTCATTAACCGTAATAATCGTTTGAAACGTTTATTAGACTTAAATGCACCAGGAATTATCGTTCAAAACGAAAAACGTATGCTACAAGAAGCGGTAGATGCGTTAATCGATAATGGTCGTCGTGGTCGTCCAGTAACTGGACCAGGTAATCGTCCACTTAAATCGTTATCTCATATGTTGAAAGGTAAACAAGGCCGTTTTCGTCAAAACTTATTAGGTAAACGTGTTGACTACTCAGGTCGTTCAGTTATCGTTGTTGGACCTTTCTTAAAAATGTACCAATGTGGATTGCCAAAAGAAATGGCAATTGAATTATTCAAACCATTTGTGATGCATGAATTAGTTAAGCGTGAAATTGCAAGCAACATTAAAAATGCAAAACGCCAAATCGAACGTCAAGAAGACGCTGTTTGGGATGTATTAGAAGATGTGATTAAAGAACATCCTGTATTACTTAACCGAGCACCTACTCTACATAGACTTGGTATCCAAGCGTTTGAACCAGTTTTAGTTGAAGGACGCGCAATCCGTCTTCACCCATTAGTATGTGAGGCGTATAATGCCGATTTCGATGGGGACCAAATGGCGGTTCACGTTCCATTAAACGAAGAAGCTCAAGCAGAAGCGCGTATGTTAATGCTTGCTGCTCAAAACATCCTTAATCCAAAAGATGGTAAACCAGTTGTTACACCATCTCAAGATATGGTCCTTGGTAACTACTATTTAACTATGGAAGAACCCGGACAAATAGGTGAAGGAATGATTTTCCGTGACTTAGACGAAGTTGTTTTAGCATGGAGAAATGGTTGTGTCCACTTACATACTCGTATTGGTTTACAAACAAGCTCAATGCCTGAAAAACCATTTACAGAATGGCAACGTGAACGTATTTTAACAACAACTGTTGGTAAAGCAATCTTTAATGAAATTATGCCACCAGAATTCCCTTACTTAAATGAACCAACTGATTATAACTTGACTGTTCAAACACCTGATAAATACTTTGTTGAAGCCGGAGCAGACATTCCTGCATTCATCAAAGAACAACCAGAAGTTGGACCATTCAAGAAGAAAAATCTTGGTAATATTATCGCTGAAGTCTTCAAACGTTTCAAAATTACTGAAACATCTAAAATGTTAGATAGAATGAAAGACTTAGGCTACAAACATTCTACTTATGCAGGTATGACTGTAGGGATTGCCGATATCGTTGTGTTACATGAAAAACAAGCAATGATTGAAGAAGCACATAATCAAGTAGAAAAAGTAACAAAACAATTCCGTCGTGGTTTAATTACAGATGACGAGCGTTATGAACGAGTAATTGGTATTTGGAACGCGACAAAAGATGCTATTCAAGCAAAATTAATGGAAAGTTTAGATGCACGTAACCCAATCTTCATGATGAGTGATTCTGGAGCCCGTGGTAATATCTCCAACTTTACTCAGTTAGCCGGTATGCGTGGATTGATGGCTGCTCCTAATGGTCGTATCATGGAGTTACCTATCGTATCTAACTTCCGTGAAGGATTAACCGTCTTAGAAATGTTTATCTCGACTCATGGTGCTCGTAAAGGTATGACCGATACAGCCCTTAAGACAGCCGATTCAGGTTACTTAACTCGTCGTTTAGTTGACGTGGCTCAAGATGTTATTATTCGTGAAACTGACTGTGGAACTGACCGTGGTTTAGATATTTCAGTGATGAAAGAAGGAAATGAAATCATTGAAACACTAGAAGAGCGTATGTTAGGTCGTTACACACGTAAATCAGTAATTCATCCTGAGACTAAAGAAGTAATTGTTGGCGCTAATGAAATCATTACAGAAGATATTGCAAAACAAATTGTTGATGCAGGTATTGAACAAATTACGATTCGTTCAGTCTTCACATGTAATACAAAACATGGCGTATGTAAACATTGCTATGGTCGTAACTTAGCGACTGGTTCTGAAGTTGAAGTTGGAGAAGCAGTTGGTACAATTGCAGCCCAATCAATTGGTGAACCTGGTACTCAGTTAACCATGCGTACATTCCATACGGGTGGGGTTGCCGGAGACGATATTACTCAAGGTTTACCTCGTATCCAAGAGATTTTTGAAGCTCGTAATCCTAAAGGACAAGCTGTTATTTCTGAAGTAGCTGGTGAAGTTATTGAAATTACAGAAGACCAAGCAGATCGTACAAAAGAAGTGGTTGTTAAAGGTCAAACAGATACAAGATCTTACTCTGTTCCTTACACTTCTCGTATGAAAGTTGCTGAAGGTGATATTATTGACCGTGGTACTCCATTAACAGAAGGATCAATTGATCCAAAACAATTATTAACAGTAAAAGATGTATTAGCTGTTGAAAACTATCTACTTAAAGAAGTACAAAAAGTTTACCGTATGCAAGGGGTAGAAATCGGAGATAAACACGTTGAGGTTATGGTTCGTCAAATGCTACGTAAAGTAAGAGTTATGGATCCAGGTGATTCTGATATCTTACCAGGTACACTAGTTGATATTAGTGAATTTAAAGACCGTAACTACAATACACTTGTTTCTGGTGGAACACCTGCAACTGGACGTCCAGTCTTGTTAGGTATCACTAAAGCCTCACTTGAAACAAACAGTTTCTTATCTGCTGCATCATTCCAGGAAACAACTCGTGTGTTAACTGATGCTGCAATTAGAGGTAAAAAAGACCACTTACTTGGATTGAAAGAAAATGTTATCATTGGTAAAATCATTCCAGCTGGTACTGGTATGGCGAAATACCGTAACATGGAACCAAAAGAAGTGGGTGTAGCAAGTGAAAATGTGTATAGTATCAGTGATATTGAAGCACAAATGGCTGCTGCAGAAGCGTTAAAAAATCAAGAATAA
- the rpoB gene encoding DNA-directed RNA polymerase subunit beta — translation MVGHVVKYGKHRERRSYSRISEVLELPNLIEIQTDSYKWFLDEGLREMFEDIMPITDFSDKLSLEFVDYEMKEPKYTVEEARAHDANYSAPIHVTLRLDNQVTGEIKSQEVFFGDFPLMTEMGTFIINGAERVVVSQLVRSPGVYFNEKKEKNGHEGFGTTVIPNRGAWLELETDAKNLSYARIDRTRKIPLTVLVRALGFGSDTTITEIFGESESLQLTIEKDIHKNASDSRTEEALKDVYERLRPGEPKTAESSRNLLNSRFFDPKRYDLASVGRYKINKKLSLKTRLLNQTLAETLVDPETGEILVEKGTVITHSVMDELEKHLDNGLNNETYYPSEDGVVTEPMTVQVIKVLSPKDPERIVNVIGNGQLDADVRTVRPADIVATISYFLNLMEDIGKVDDIDHLGNRRIRSVGELLQNQFRIGLSRMERVVRERMSIQDTETLTPQQLINIRPVVASMKEFFGSSQLSQFMDQTNPLGELTHKRRLSALGPGGLTRDRAGYEVRDVHYSHYGRMCPIETPEGPNIGLINSLSSYAKVNKYGFIETPYRRVDRETKRVTEHIDYLTADEEDHYMVAQANSPLNDDGTFAEDVVMARIQSENLEVSVDKVDYMDVSPKQVVAVATACIPFLENDDSNRALMGANMQRQAVPLIQPRSPLVGTGMEYKAAHDSGAALLCKHDGVVEYVDAREIRVRRNDGALDKYNIIKFHRSNAGTSYNQRPIVRKGEIVEKGDTLADGSSMEEGEMALGQNVLVAFMTWEGYNYEDAIIMSRRLVKDDVYTSIHIEEYESEARDTKLGPEEITRELPNVGEDALKNLDEMGIIRIGAEVQDGDLLVGKVTPKGVTELSAEERLLHAIFGEKAREVRDTSLRVPHGGGGIVHDVKIFTREGGDELSPGVNMLVRVYIVQKRKIHEGDKMAGRHGNKGVVSRIMPEEDMPFMPDGTPVDIMLNPLGVPSRMNIGQVLELHLGMAARSLNIHVATPVFDGANEEDVWSTVEEAGLARDAKTVLYDGRTGEPFDNRISVGVMYMLKLAHMVDDKLHARSIGPYSLVTQQPLGGKAQFGGQRFGEMEVWALEAYGAAYTLQEILTYKSDDVVGRVKTYESIVKGEPIQKPGVPESFRVLVKELQALGLDMRVLDADDQEIELRDMDDEDDDLITVDALAKYAKEQEEKALAEKSLKDAQENQE, via the coding sequence TTGGTTGGACACGTAGTTAAATACGGAAAACACCGAGAAAGACGTAGCTATTCTAGGATTAGTGAAGTACTAGAATTGCCAAACTTAATTGAAATTCAAACTGATTCTTATAAGTGGTTTTTAGATGAAGGTTTGCGCGAAATGTTTGAAGACATTATGCCAATTACAGATTTTAGTGACAAATTATCATTAGAATTTGTCGATTATGAAATGAAAGAACCAAAGTATACAGTTGAGGAAGCGCGCGCGCATGATGCCAACTACTCAGCTCCTATCCACGTAACATTGCGTTTGGATAATCAAGTGACTGGAGAAATCAAGTCACAAGAAGTGTTCTTTGGCGATTTCCCATTAATGACAGAGATGGGAACATTTATTATCAATGGTGCTGAACGTGTAGTAGTATCACAGTTAGTAAGATCACCCGGAGTTTATTTCAACGAGAAGAAAGAAAAAAATGGACATGAGGGATTTGGAACAACTGTTATCCCTAACCGTGGTGCGTGGTTAGAACTAGAAACAGACGCGAAAAACTTATCTTATGCTCGTATTGATAGAACTAGAAAGATACCTTTAACTGTTTTAGTTAGAGCATTAGGTTTTGGTTCTGATACAACTATTACAGAGATCTTTGGTGAAAGTGAAAGTTTACAATTAACGATTGAAAAAGATATCCATAAAAATGCAAGTGACTCTCGTACTGAGGAAGCATTAAAAGATGTTTATGAAAGACTTCGTCCAGGTGAACCTAAAACAGCAGAAAGTTCAAGAAACTTATTGAACTCTCGTTTCTTTGATCCTAAACGCTATGATTTAGCATCAGTAGGACGTTATAAAATTAATAAAAAATTAAGTCTAAAAACACGCTTACTAAACCAAACATTAGCTGAAACATTAGTTGACCCTGAAACAGGAGAAATCCTTGTAGAAAAAGGAACAGTTATTACTCATTCAGTGATGGATGAATTGGAAAAACATTTAGATAATGGTTTAAACAATGAAACTTACTATCCAAGTGAAGACGGTGTTGTAACTGAACCAATGACAGTTCAAGTGATCAAAGTATTATCTCCAAAAGACCCAGAGCGTATAGTTAACGTGATTGGAAATGGTCAACTTGATGCTGATGTACGTACCGTTCGTCCGGCTGATATTGTGGCGACAATTAGTTACTTCTTAAACTTAATGGAAGATATCGGTAAAGTGGATGACATTGATCACTTAGGAAACCGTCGTATTCGTTCAGTTGGAGAATTATTACAAAATCAATTCCGTATTGGGTTATCTCGTATGGAACGTGTGGTTCGTGAAAGAATGTCTATTCAAGATACTGAAACATTAACACCACAACAACTGATTAATATTCGTCCTGTTGTGGCTTCTATGAAGGAATTCTTTGGTTCTTCTCAGTTATCACAATTCATGGACCAAACAAACCCATTAGGAGAGTTAACACATAAACGTCGTCTATCAGCCTTAGGGCCTGGTGGTTTAACACGTGACCGTGCTGGATATGAAGTTCGTGACGTTCACTATTCACATTATGGTCGTATGTGTCCGATTGAAACGCCTGAGGGACCAAATATCGGGTTAATCAATAGTTTGTCAAGTTATGCGAAAGTAAATAAATATGGTTTCATCGAAACACCTTATCGTCGTGTTGACCGTGAAACAAAACGTGTTACAGAACATATCGATTACTTAACAGCTGACGAGGAAGACCATTACATGGTAGCGCAAGCGAACTCACCATTAAATGACGATGGAACGTTTGCTGAAGATGTTGTAATGGCTCGTATCCAAAGTGAAAACTTGGAAGTTTCAGTAGATAAAGTGGACTACATGGACGTTTCTCCTAAACAGGTAGTTGCGGTAGCGACAGCATGTATTCCTTTCTTGGAAAACGATGATTCTAACCGTGCGCTTATGGGAGCGAATATGCAACGTCAGGCAGTGCCTTTGATTCAACCACGTTCTCCACTTGTTGGGACCGGTATGGAATACAAAGCTGCCCATGACTCAGGAGCAGCACTTTTATGTAAACATGATGGAGTCGTTGAATACGTTGACGCTCGTGAAATTCGTGTTCGTCGTAATGATGGTGCATTAGATAAATATAATATCATTAAATTCCACCGTTCAAATGCCGGAACAAGTTACAACCAACGCCCTATCGTTAGAAAAGGTGAAATCGTTGAAAAAGGCGATACATTAGCTGATGGTTCTTCTATGGAAGAAGGGGAAATGGCATTAGGACAAAACGTTTTAGTAGCATTTATGACGTGGGAAGGTTACAACTACGAAGATGCGATTATTATGAGTCGTCGTTTAGTTAAAGATGATGTATACACGTCTATTCATATTGAAGAATATGAATCAGAAGCACGTGATACAAAATTAGGACCTGAAGAAATTACTCGTGAGTTACCAAACGTTGGGGAAGATGCTCTTAAAAACTTAGATGAAATGGGTATTATTCGTATTGGTGCAGAAGTTCAAGATGGTGATTTACTTGTTGGTAAAGTCACTCCTAAAGGGGTAACAGAATTATCGGCAGAAGAACGTCTATTGCATGCAATCTTCGGAGAAAAAGCTCGTGAAGTTCGTGATACATCTCTACGTGTTCCACATGGTGGCGGCGGTATTGTTCATGACGTCAAAATCTTTACTCGTGAAGGTGGAGACGAGTTATCTCCAGGTGTTAACATGTTAGTTCGTGTTTATATCGTTCAAAAACGTAAAATTCATGAAGGAGATAAAATGGCTGGTCGTCATGGTAATAAAGGGGTAGTATCTCGTATTATGCCAGAAGAAGATATGCCATTCATGCCAGATGGCACACCAGTTGATATCATGTTAAACCCATTAGGGGTACCTTCTCGTATGAACATTGGACAAGTATTAGAGTTGCATTTAGGTATGGCAGCTCGTTCATTGAATATCCATGTTGCCACACCGGTATTTGATGGAGCGAATGAAGAAGATGTATGGAGCACTGTTGAAGAAGCTGGGCTAGCACGCGATGCTAAGACAGTTCTTTATGATGGACGTACAGGTGAACCATTTGATAACCGTATTTCTGTAGGTGTCATGTATATGTTGAAACTTGCTCACATGGTTGATGACAAGTTACATGCTCGTTCTATTGGACCTTATTCATTAGTTACACAACAACCACTTGGTGGTAAAGCACAATTTGGTGGACAACGTTTTGGAGAGATGGAAGTTTGGGCTCTTGAAGCATATGGAGCGGCTTATACTCTACAAGAAATCTTGACTTATAAATCAGATGACGTTGTTGGTCGTGTGAAAACTTACGAATCAATCGTTAAAGGTGAACCAATTCAAAAACCAGGTGTTCCTGAATCATTCCGCGTGCTTGTTAAAGAGTTACAAGCTTTAGGATTAGACATGCGAGTATTAGATGCAGACGATCAAGAGATTGAATTACGTGATATGGATGATGAGGACGATGATTTGATTACTGTTGATGCCTTAGCTAAATATGCTAAAGAGCAAGAAGAAAAAGCATTAGCAGAAAAATCGTTGAAAGATGCACAAGAAAACCAAGAATAA
- a CDS encoding SGNH/GDSL hydrolase family protein translates to MKKIILFGDSITAGYRNGEIDIVLNTKIKQLLNTKIEIINAGIPGDTTEGALSRFKEHVVFYEPDIVTVFFGANDAAKLSGISLIQYEENLTYLVKEIGTKRVVLVGPPYAHQMMYRDDRPLVDLMQYNNVAQRVAKTFNIRYIDILKEMIASEDPTRFLEPDGLHFSDEGYDLLAKLIVETIKERV, encoded by the coding sequence ATGAAAAAAATCATATTATTTGGTGATAGTATCACAGCTGGCTATAGAAATGGTGAAATTGATATTGTATTAAATACTAAAATTAAGCAACTACTCAATACTAAAATAGAAATTATTAATGCTGGTATTCCTGGTGATACAACTGAGGGGGCGTTAAGTCGGTTTAAAGAACATGTTGTTTTTTATGAACCAGATATTGTGACCGTCTTTTTTGGTGCTAATGATGCTGCTAAGCTTTCAGGTATCTCGCTCATTCAGTATGAAGAAAATTTGACTTATTTAGTAAAAGAAATAGGTACCAAACGAGTGGTATTGGTTGGGCCACCTTACGCTCATCAAATGATGTATCGTGATGACCGTCCTTTAGTTGATTTAATGCAATATAATAATGTGGCTCAACGTGTGGCGAAAACATTTAATATTCGTTATATTGATATACTAAAAGAGATGATTGCTTCAGAAGATCCAACGCGTTTTTTGGAACCAGACGGGCTTCATTTCTCAGATGAGGGTTATGATTTGTTAGCAAAATTAATAGTAGAAACAATTAAAGAAAGAGTGTGA
- a CDS encoding ISL3 family transposase — MSHNHCIRVSLDLKDTNIYFDSIFCEEKMIKGVRSKIYSGTLTYKPLACPCCGIKNENYSIVKNGFISSRIKWLSVAHYPTYLSLKKQRFLCRKCHTSFIAESLEIDKHCFIANRVKQSIGMELSDAISLKDLSKRHFVSTTTISRILNLFGKELSNKFTDLPQHLCFDEFTSVKNNQGKYSFIYSDSLSHKIIDILPDNKRITLEKHFSKYPLKVRNKVATIVVDMNAGYFKLANKLFPNASVVIDRFHLVQLISRSLNITRIRTMNKFKTSNLNDLKNYRKLKRYWKLFLKDSNELNYKDYRYQRLFKNILPETDIMDYLLSLSKELSETYGLYQNLLYCSKNNDFEAFSDLLLLSHELISEPMKTSIRTLKKHLPRINNTFKFPFSNGPLEGTINKIKLIKRIAYGYRNFQNYKYRILLSFQGK; from the coding sequence ATGTCTCACAACCATTGTATCCGAGTGTCGCTGGATTTGAAAGACACAAACATTTATTTTGATTCTATTTTTTGTGAAGAAAAAATGATAAAAGGAGTTAGAAGTAAAATCTATAGCGGAACACTTACTTATAAGCCTTTGGCTTGTCCTTGTTGTGGAATTAAGAATGAAAACTATTCTATTGTAAAAAATGGTTTTATTTCTTCTCGAATAAAATGGCTAAGTGTTGCCCATTATCCAACCTATCTATCACTAAAGAAACAACGGTTCCTTTGTCGTAAATGTCACACCTCTTTTATAGCTGAATCTTTAGAAATTGATAAGCACTGCTTTATTGCTAACAGAGTGAAACAGTCTATTGGCATGGAGTTATCCGATGCTATCTCATTGAAAGACTTATCTAAAAGACATTTTGTATCAACTACTACAATCAGTAGAATTCTTAATTTATTTGGGAAAGAACTGTCAAATAAATTTACGGACTTGCCTCAACACCTATGTTTTGATGAGTTTACATCTGTAAAAAACAATCAAGGTAAGTACAGTTTTATCTACTCAGACTCCTTATCACATAAAATTATTGATATTTTACCAGATAATAAAAGGATTACGTTAGAAAAACACTTTTCAAAATACCCTTTGAAAGTAAGAAATAAAGTCGCAACGATCGTTGTTGATATGAATGCTGGCTATTTTAAACTAGCTAATAAACTTTTTCCAAATGCTTCAGTGGTTATTGACCGATTTCACTTAGTTCAATTAATTAGTCGTTCATTAAATATTACAAGAATTAGAACAATGAATAAGTTTAAGACATCAAACCTTAATGATCTAAAGAATTATAGAAAACTAAAGAGATATTGGAAGCTATTTTTAAAAGACTCTAACGAATTAAATTATAAAGACTATCGTTATCAACGATTATTTAAAAATATCTTACCTGAAACAGATATTATGGATTATTTACTAAGCTTAAGCAAAGAACTATCTGAGACATACGGACTCTATCAAAACTTATTATATTGTAGTAAAAACAATGATTTTGAGGCTTTCTCAGATCTACTATTATTAAGTCATGAGTTAATCTCTGAACCAATGAAAACATCTATCAGAACACTAAAAAAACATCTTCCAAGAATTAATAATACTTTCAAGTTTCCATTTTCTAACGGACCATTAGAAGGGACCATCAATAAAATTAAGCTAATCAAACGAATAGCCTATGGCTATAGAAATTTCCAAAACTATAAATATAGAATTTTACTTAGTTTTCAAGGTAAATAA
- a CDS encoding class I SAM-dependent methyltransferase, translating to MSAHYYTNKPETAHDRKTWTYPLLGKTYQFVTDSNVFSRDTVDFGSRVLIEAFLDEDIPRGEILDVGCGYGPIGLSLAHSTKRFVHMVDVNERAMELAKENASLNKIENIEVYESNVYDNVTKKDFAAVVSNPPIRAGKKIVHSIIEGAKEHLQQKGTLTIVIQKKQGAPSAKKKMEEVFGQVEVVTSSKGYYIFKSYKS from the coding sequence ATGAGTGCCCATTATTATACGAATAAACCAGAAACGGCTCATGATAGAAAAACATGGACATACCCATTATTAGGCAAAACATATCAATTTGTAACGGATAGTAATGTGTTTTCAAGAGATACAGTGGACTTTGGTTCCCGTGTTTTAATAGAAGCTTTTTTAGATGAAGATATCCCTAGAGGAGAAATTTTAGATGTCGGTTGTGGATATGGCCCTATTGGTTTATCTTTAGCTCATTCAACCAAACGATTTGTTCATATGGTTGATGTGAATGAAAGAGCAATGGAATTAGCTAAAGAAAATGCTAGTTTAAATAAAATTGAAAATATTGAAGTATATGAATCAAATGTTTATGATAATGTAACAAAAAAAGATTTTGCAGCGGTTGTAAGTAATCCACCAATACGTGCTGGAAAAAAAATTGTCCATAGTATTATTGAAGGAGCTAAGGAACATTTACAACAAAAAGGTACCTTAACGATTGTTATTCAGAAAAAACAAGGTGCACCAAGTGCAAAGAAAAAGATGGAAGAAGTCTTTGGACAAGTTGAAGTAGTGACGAGTTCGAAAGGATATTATATTTTCAAAAGTTATAAATCATAA
- a CDS encoding acyl-CoA thioesterase gives MFVPLPNEKKCKDSYAIQTHRVFPNDLNSFGALFGGKLMALIDDTASIAVSRHCRIPTMTASTDSLDFLHPIYENDAVTVEAYVSGTGKKSMEVFVKVTGEDLETGEHYLAATCFMTFVVVKVNETFTSVPQIIPESTEEKMIHKGYKKRRENRLRELSFNKELGQYITQQLPNLIEDNK, from the coding sequence GTGTTTGTACCATTACCTAACGAAAAAAAATGTAAAGATTCTTACGCTATCCAAACACATCGTGTTTTTCCAAATGATCTTAACTCGTTTGGTGCGTTATTTGGAGGTAAATTGATGGCGTTAATTGACGACACGGCTTCTATCGCTGTATCTCGTCATTGCCGTATTCCAACAATGACTGCCTCAACAGATAGTTTGGATTTTTTACATCCAATTTATGAAAATGATGCTGTAACTGTAGAAGCTTATGTTTCAGGTACAGGAAAAAAATCTATGGAAGTATTCGTCAAAGTGACTGGGGAAGATTTAGAAACTGGAGAACATTATTTAGCTGCAACGTGTTTTATGACGTTTGTTGTAGTTAAAGTTAATGAAACATTTACTAGTGTACCTCAAATTATCCCAGAATCAACTGAAGAAAAAATGATTCATAAAGGATACAAAAAAAGACGTGAAAATAGATTAAGAGAATTGTCATTTAATAAAGA
- a CDS encoding DUF2829 domain-containing protein, translating to MTFEKILPELKAGKKVIRTGWGGFELYVTLVSGENYDNCPVTDYFLIKTSDEGFSSFAPTVCDILADDWEIVE from the coding sequence ATGACATTTGAAAAAATATTACCAGAATTAAAAGCAGGAAAAAAAGTGATTAGAACAGGCTGGGGTGGTTTTGAGTTATATGTCACACTTGTATCAGGAGAAAACTATGATAATTGCCCTGTAACTGATTATTTTTTAATTAAAACAAGCGATGAAGGATTTTCCAGTTTTGCTCCAACAGTGTGCGACATTTTGGCAGATGATTGGGAGATAGTAGAATAA